CTCTCCACATTCATTCCTTGAACCTTACCTTATCAAACACGCGGAATGCTTCTCTAATTTCCTCTTCACTGTCtgtatctttcatttttcttgccaTCATTGTCAAAAATTCAGGGAAGTCAATTGTGCCATTACCTGAAAATCATTTGTACAAACATGAATTAGAATGTCAACACCTCTGCATCGCACCTTCCACACCCCCTAAACTGAAGACTTACCATCTGCATCTACTTCATTAATCATGTCCTGTAGCTCTGCTTCTGTGGGGTTCTGCCCAAGAGACCTCATCACAGTCCCCAGCTCCTTTGTTGTTATAGTCCCATCACCGTCCTTGTCAAATAGTGAAAAGGCTTCTTTGAATTCTGTCAGAAAGACCAAAAAATCCAAAcatgcagattaaaaaaaaaaaacacttccccA
This genomic window from Microtus ochrogaster isolate Prairie Vole_2 chromosome 16, MicOch1.0, whole genome shotgun sequence contains:
- the Calm2 gene encoding calmodulin-2, producing the protein MADQLTEEQIAEFKEAFSLFDKDGDGTITTKELGTVMRSLGQNPTEAELQDMINEVDADGNGTIDFPEFLTMMARKMKDTDSEEEIREAFRVFDKDGNGYISAAELRHVMTNLGEKLTDEEVDEMIREADIDGDGQVNYEEFVQMMTAK